From Micromonospora sp. NBC_01699, a single genomic window includes:
- a CDS encoding class I SAM-dependent methyltransferase, whose product MSDDEAEGVTRRTVSDSETRRASRQWWDRDADDYQAEHGEFLGDVDFVWCPERLREADARLLGELPGRRVLELGCGAASAARWLATQQARPVALDLSAGMLRHAARAAGTSGVRVPLVQADALALPFADNAFDIVCTAFGAVPFVADSAAVMREVFRVLRPGGRWVFSVTHPMRWIFLDDPGEGGLKAVHSYFDRRPYVEQDGTGVPSYVEQHRTLGDRIRELVGAGFRLRDLVEPEWPEGHEQLWGQWSPLRGRLFPGTAIFVSDKPPVPA is encoded by the coding sequence CGACAGCGAGACCCGCCGGGCGAGCCGGCAGTGGTGGGACCGGGACGCCGACGACTACCAGGCCGAGCACGGCGAGTTCCTCGGCGACGTCGACTTCGTCTGGTGCCCCGAGCGGCTGCGCGAGGCCGACGCCCGGCTGCTCGGCGAGCTGCCCGGCCGCCGGGTGCTGGAGCTCGGCTGCGGCGCCGCCTCGGCCGCCCGCTGGCTCGCCACCCAACAGGCCCGGCCGGTCGCCCTGGACCTGTCCGCCGGCATGTTGCGGCACGCCGCGCGCGCGGCCGGAACCTCCGGCGTACGGGTGCCGCTGGTCCAGGCCGACGCCCTCGCGCTGCCGTTCGCCGACAACGCCTTCGACATCGTCTGTACGGCGTTCGGCGCGGTGCCGTTCGTCGCCGACTCGGCGGCGGTGATGCGGGAGGTGTTCCGGGTGCTGCGCCCCGGCGGCCGGTGGGTCTTCTCGGTCACCCACCCGATGCGCTGGATCTTCCTCGACGACCCGGGCGAGGGCGGCCTCAAGGCGGTGCACTCCTACTTCGACCGGCGCCCGTACGTGGAGCAGGACGGCACCGGGGTGCCCAGCTACGTCGAGCAGCACCGGACCCTCGGCGACCGGATCCGGGAGCTGGTCGGCGCCGGGTTCCGGCTGCGTGACCTGGTGGAGCCGGAGTGGCCGGAGGGGCACGAGCAACTGTGGGGGCAGTGGAGCCCGCTGCGCGGCCGACTCTTCCCCGGTACGGCGATCTTCGTCAGCGACAAACCGCCCGTCCCGGCCTGA
- a CDS encoding DUF2945 domain-containing protein, with amino-acid sequence MDKDEKLHKGDRVSWRSHGGTAYGTVQEEITKRTTAARRTVDASKEDPQYRVRSDSGGEAVHKPGALRRAPR; translated from the coding sequence ATGGACAAGGACGAGAAGCTGCACAAGGGCGACCGGGTGAGCTGGCGCAGCCACGGCGGGACCGCGTACGGCACGGTCCAGGAGGAGATCACGAAACGGACGACCGCGGCCAGACGTACGGTCGACGCCAGCAAGGAGGATCCGCAGTACCGGGTCCGATCGGACTCCGGCGGCGAGGCGGTGCACAAGCCGGGAGCGTTGCGCCGTGCCCCGCGGTGA
- a CDS encoding DUF3140 domain-containing protein, with protein sequence MPRGEDRADVYRDFTDAVNMKPGELETWLDTDDSKAVGQHSRGGGESVGHESGRRIIGLLRRKRAELTDRDYAHMRKVVGYVHRHMAQRPRGDVSRTRWRFSLMNWGHDPLR encoded by the coding sequence GTGCCCCGCGGTGAGGACCGGGCCGACGTCTACCGGGACTTCACCGACGCGGTCAACATGAAGCCCGGCGAGCTGGAGACGTGGCTGGACACCGACGACTCCAAGGCGGTCGGTCAGCACTCCCGCGGCGGCGGCGAGTCGGTCGGCCACGAGTCCGGGCGGCGGATCATCGGACTGTTGCGCCGCAAGCGGGCGGAACTGACCGACCGGGACTACGCGCACATGCGCAAGGTCGTCGGTTACGTGCACCGGCACATGGCGCAGCGCCCCCGGGGCGACGTCAGCCGCACCCGGTGGCGCTTCTCCCTGATGAACTGGGGCCACGACCCGCTCAGGTGA